One segment of Paenibacillus pabuli DNA contains the following:
- the fabZ gene encoding 3-hydroxyacyl-ACP dehydratase FabZ produces MLDSKQIQAIIPHRPPFLLVDKIVEMEDGKRAVGLKNVTINEPFFIGHFPEYPVMPGVLITEALAQVGAAAILNVESNKGKIGFLAGLDNFRFRGQVVPGDTLMLEVEITRLKGSIGKGKATARVEDKVVAEGEIMFALSDPS; encoded by the coding sequence GTGCTCGATAGCAAACAGATTCAAGCCATTATCCCGCACCGTCCCCCGTTTCTGCTGGTGGACAAGATTGTAGAAATGGAGGATGGCAAACGCGCCGTTGGTTTGAAGAATGTAACCATTAACGAACCGTTCTTCATCGGTCATTTTCCGGAATATCCGGTAATGCCAGGGGTGTTGATCACCGAAGCACTGGCTCAAGTAGGCGCAGCAGCCATTCTTAACGTGGAGAGCAATAAAGGCAAAATCGGCTTTTTGGCGGGACTGGATAATTTCCGATTCCGTGGACAAGTCGTGCCCGGAGATACGTTGATGCTGGAAGTGGAAATTACACGTCTGAAGGGTTCGATCGGTAAAGGCAAAGCGACAGCCCGTGTGGAAGACAAAGTCGTCGCTGAAGGCGAAATCATGTTTGCCCTGTCTGACCCAAGCTGA
- a CDS encoding DNA-directed RNA polymerase subunit beta — translation MTDTQKQSSKPEKKEVKKKKKSGWRVARWFLIPVLLVLALAGGMVAGYVVLGKQDIGSVFQWSTWKHVYDLVFAS, via the coding sequence ATGACAGATACACAGAAGCAGAGCAGCAAGCCGGAGAAGAAGGAAGTCAAGAAGAAGAAAAAGAGTGGATGGCGCGTTGCCAGATGGTTCCTGATTCCGGTCTTGCTTGTTCTTGCCCTCGCTGGCGGCATGGTCGCTGGTTATGTGGTACTGGGCAAACAGGATATCGGCTCCGTGTTCCAGTGGAGTACCTGGAAACATGTATATGATCTGGTGTTCGCTTCATGA
- a CDS encoding flagellar hook-basal body protein, which translates to MNNSMISAKVSMTAIQQRLDVISDNIANVNTAGYKSKQAAFEDVLTRVQQQPDKYKLDGRSTPMGYNLGFGARLTSVTKDMSQGTLNETGSPTDLAIEGNAMFAVEANGQKMWTRQGAFHFVPDPTPNPNPNAPQMMVLVNGEGYFALDRQGNRITAPNNSKVAFDEKGNLLIRRGNEANATIGAQLQLVDIERPEGLVQYADNLFGLDAGLTEDDVFGANAATRDSVATIRAGYLEQSNVDLTQEMALLMQGQRTYQLAARALTSSDSMAGLANTIRA; encoded by the coding sequence ATGAATAATTCCATGATTAGTGCGAAGGTCTCGATGACCGCGATACAGCAACGTCTGGATGTCATTTCCGATAATATTGCCAACGTGAATACGGCAGGCTATAAAAGCAAGCAGGCGGCGTTCGAGGATGTACTGACCCGGGTGCAGCAGCAGCCGGACAAGTATAAGCTCGATGGACGTTCCACCCCAATGGGATATAATCTGGGATTTGGTGCCCGGTTGACGAGTGTGACGAAGGATATGTCTCAGGGGACACTGAATGAGACAGGCAGTCCAACGGATTTGGCAATCGAAGGCAACGCGATGTTTGCCGTTGAAGCGAATGGTCAGAAAATGTGGACACGTCAGGGAGCATTCCATTTTGTCCCTGATCCAACACCTAACCCGAACCCCAATGCACCTCAGATGATGGTGCTGGTTAACGGGGAAGGCTATTTCGCGCTGGATCGTCAAGGTAACCGGATCACGGCTCCGAACAATAGTAAAGTGGCCTTCGACGAGAAGGGTAACCTATTGATTCGTCGCGGCAATGAAGCCAATGCAACGATTGGAGCTCAGCTGCAGCTTGTAGACATCGAACGTCCGGAAGGACTTGTGCAATACGCAGATAATCTGTTTGGTCTGGATGCCGGCTTGACCGAGGATGATGTGTTTGGCGCTAATGCGGCTACACGTGATTCCGTAGCTACGATTCGTGCGGGTTATCTGGAGCAGTCCAACGTGGATCTGACACAGGAGATGGCACTATTGATGCAAGGACAGCGGACCTATCAGCTGGCAGCACGTGCACTGACATCAAGTGATTCGATGGCAGGTCTTGCCAACACTATAAGAGCATAA
- a CDS encoding flagellar hook-basal body protein, which produces MLRGLYTATAGMITQQRRHDTATQNIVNANTTGYKQVNSVSRSFPEMLITLVGGDANVPTKRLGKLNTGVFAEESLSMNLQGAIMESGQKSDFAISSNLAVNDPQTGQPVAFDGSGKFVRADGTVIYQPQAYFTVRDNEGNTRYTRDGHFQVTGTGELLSTTGAQILDNNGQPVVLTGSVDQFKVDEQGRLVDAVTGAPTGVTLGISVIDQPNQLVRQGDGNFSLYDQEGATARMMAAGDNVQIRQGYLEGSNVDASQATVDMNAAYRAYEANQKVVQFYDRSLDKAVNDVGRV; this is translated from the coding sequence ATGCTAAGAGGTTTGTACACCGCTACCGCGGGAATGATTACGCAACAACGCCGCCATGACACAGCGACTCAAAATATTGTTAATGCGAACACAACGGGATATAAACAAGTGAACAGCGTAAGTCGTTCATTCCCGGAAATGCTCATTACGTTGGTCGGTGGAGATGCCAATGTTCCGACGAAGCGGCTGGGCAAGCTGAACACTGGGGTGTTCGCGGAAGAGAGCTTGTCCATGAATTTGCAGGGAGCGATTATGGAGAGTGGGCAAAAGAGTGATTTTGCCATATCGTCCAATCTGGCCGTAAATGATCCGCAGACGGGACAACCTGTCGCTTTTGACGGTTCCGGCAAGTTTGTACGAGCTGACGGCACGGTGATCTATCAGCCTCAAGCGTATTTTACGGTGCGGGATAATGAAGGCAATACAAGATATACACGTGATGGTCACTTCCAGGTTACAGGAACGGGAGAACTGTTGAGCACAACGGGAGCTCAGATATTGGATAATAATGGACAGCCAGTAGTGTTGACAGGCTCGGTGGACCAATTTAAAGTGGATGAGCAAGGCCGTCTTGTTGATGCGGTCACGGGTGCACCGACAGGTGTTACGCTTGGAATCAGCGTTATTGATCAGCCGAACCAACTGGTTCGTCAGGGTGACGGTAATTTTAGTCTGTATGATCAAGAAGGTGCTACAGCGCGAATGATGGCTGCGGGAGATAATGTGCAGATCCGTCAGGGTTATCTGGAAGGGTCGAATGTGGATGCTTCTCAAGCTACGGTGGATATGAATGCCGCTTATCGCGCGTATGAAGCGAATCAGAAGGTTGTGCAGTTCTATGATCGAAGCTTGGACAAAGCCGTCAATGATGTAGGTCGTGTATAA
- a CDS encoding rod shape-determining protein, producing MFSKDIGIDLGTANVLIHVKGSGVVLDEPSVVTIESDTKRVLAVGEEARRMVGRTPGNIVAIRPLRDGVIADFEITEAMLRHFINRVGARSWYSHPRILICAPTNITSVEQKAIREAAERSGAKEVFLEEEPKAAAIGAGMDIFQPSGNMVVDIGGGTTDVAVLSMGDVVTASSIKVAGDKFDEAIIKFIKAKYKLMIGERTAEDLKIAIGSVNPAGRQTEMDIRGRDMVSGLPVTVTVSGKEVQEALWDSVQSIIVAAKSVLERTPPELSADIIDRGVVLTGGGALLNGLDELLSNELHVPVWVAEDPMHCVVKGTGIMLNNLDQVVKKKF from the coding sequence ATGTTTAGCAAGGATATCGGTATTGATCTTGGCACGGCGAACGTGCTTATTCACGTGAAAGGAAGTGGGGTCGTCCTCGATGAACCTTCCGTCGTGACCATTGAAAGCGATACGAAGCGGGTCCTTGCTGTTGGGGAAGAAGCCCGTCGTATGGTGGGGCGTACTCCGGGTAACATTGTTGCCATCAGACCGCTGCGTGACGGCGTTATTGCGGACTTCGAAATTACGGAAGCGATGCTCAGACATTTCATTAACCGTGTGGGGGCGAGAAGCTGGTACAGCCATCCGCGTATTCTGATCTGTGCACCGACCAATATTACTTCCGTGGAGCAGAAGGCTATTCGTGAGGCTGCGGAGCGCAGCGGTGCCAAAGAAGTATTTCTGGAAGAAGAGCCGAAAGCGGCAGCCATTGGTGCAGGAATGGATATTTTTCAGCCGAGCGGCAATATGGTCGTGGATATCGGCGGCGGAACGACTGACGTTGCAGTCCTGTCTATGGGCGACGTAGTCACCGCCTCTTCTATTAAAGTCGCGGGGGACAAGTTTGACGAAGCGATTATCAAATTTATCAAAGCCAAGTACAAACTCATGATCGGTGAGCGCACTGCCGAGGATCTGAAGATTGCGATTGGTTCTGTGAACCCGGCTGGACGTCAAACCGAGATGGACATCCGCGGACGGGATATGGTATCCGGTTTGCCTGTTACCGTAACGGTGTCGGGAAAAGAAGTGCAGGAAGCGCTATGGGATTCCGTGCAATCCATCATCGTTGCAGCAAAATCGGTATTGGAGCGGACGCCACCAGAGCTGTCGGCCGATATTATTGACCGGGGTGTTGTTTTGACAGGCGGAGGCGCTCTGCTTAATGGACTGGACGAGCTTTTGTCCAATGAACTGCATGTACCGGTATGGGTTGCAGAGGATCCGATGCATTGTGTCGTGAAAGGGACAGGCATTATGCTCAATAATTTGGATCAAGTGGTTAAGAAAAAGTTCTGA
- the spoIIID gene encoding sporulation transcriptional regulator SpoIIID translates to MHDYIKERTIKIGRCIVETRNTVRTIAKEFGVSKSTVHKDLTERLPEINPDLADQVKHILEYHKSIRHLRGGEATKIKYKKTSGKKREVLASAKS, encoded by the coding sequence GTGCACGATTACATCAAGGAACGGACCATAAAAATAGGTCGCTGCATTGTCGAGACGAGGAATACGGTCCGTACCATTGCCAAAGAGTTCGGCGTGTCAAAGAGTACTGTGCATAAGGACCTGACGGAGCGTCTGCCGGAAATCAACCCTGATCTTGCTGACCAGGTGAAGCATATCCTGGAGTACCACAAGTCCATCCGCCACTTGCGGGGCGGTGAAGCGACCAAAATCAAATACAAAAAAACAAGCGGTAAAAAGCGCGAGGTACTGGCTTCCGCTAAATCGTAA
- a CDS encoding M23 family metallopeptidase, translating to MNEQNKKTGQEETPKTTQGVPASQPSSWKRAMSKRWVFPAAYIAAAGIILTLVWVYQGTGEKTLNSDPASGVVETGASGTEETAVGGEESVEVVAKSENFAWPVASPSEISVVKPFYENEGSTEEHEAAMVQYNDTFIPNTGVDLARGDNKSFEVKAALGGKVTRVEQNPLTGQVVEITHSDNLKTVYQSLSDVKVKQDDEVKQGDAIASAGVNELEKTLGNHLHFEVYEDGQPVNPQGYLPEK from the coding sequence ATGAATGAACAAAACAAAAAAACGGGCCAAGAAGAAACTCCTAAAACAACTCAAGGAGTACCGGCCAGCCAACCATCTTCATGGAAAAGAGCAATGTCCAAACGTTGGGTCTTCCCGGCAGCCTACATCGCAGCAGCAGGCATTATACTAACATTAGTGTGGGTCTATCAGGGTACAGGCGAGAAAACGCTGAACTCGGATCCTGCTAGTGGAGTCGTAGAGACGGGAGCATCGGGTACAGAAGAAACAGCAGTTGGTGGAGAAGAAAGTGTGGAAGTTGTCGCCAAGTCGGAGAATTTTGCATGGCCAGTAGCCAGTCCGTCGGAAATTTCTGTTGTTAAACCGTTCTATGAGAACGAAGGCTCTACGGAAGAACATGAAGCCGCAATGGTGCAGTACAACGATACGTTTATTCCAAACACAGGCGTAGACCTGGCACGCGGAGATAACAAATCGTTTGAAGTAAAAGCAGCACTCGGGGGTAAAGTTACACGGGTTGAGCAAAATCCGCTGACAGGTCAAGTTGTGGAAATCACGCACAGTGATAACCTCAAAACCGTATACCAAAGCCTGTCTGACGTCAAAGTGAAACAGGATGACGAAGTGAAACAGGGAGATGCAATTGCATCCGCTGGCGTAAATGAATTGGAAAAAACGCTCGGCAACCACCTGCACTTCGAAGTGTACGAAGACGGTCAACCGGTTAACCCACAAGGATATCTTCCGGAAAAATAA